Proteins encoded by one window of Falsibacillus albus:
- a CDS encoding YpzG family protein, producing MANMKNNFSDNKYSSPFAKGWYNPKHSYAQVNGETKLTQKHIILEHETRKRS from the coding sequence ATGGCAAATATGAAAAATAACTTCAGCGACAACAAATACTCCAGCCCATTTGCGAAAGGCTGGTATAACCCGAAGCACTCGTACGCCCAGGTGAATGGCGAAACGAAGCTTACCCAAAAGCACATCATCCTTGAACACGAAACACGAAAGCGCTCATAG
- a CDS encoding YfhH family protein, producing MEQEKRYSQMTQHELNQEIAQLREKARKAEQLGMVNEFAVLERKSTMAQAYLLNPEDFEPGKIYAIIGDPGSHFKIDYLNGVFAWGYRLNGDGKEEALPISLLQNNKK from the coding sequence ATGGAACAGGAAAAAAGATACAGTCAAATGACTCAGCATGAGCTTAACCAGGAGATTGCTCAATTGCGTGAAAAAGCCAGGAAAGCCGAGCAGCTTGGCATGGTCAATGAATTTGCCGTCCTCGAGCGCAAGTCGACAATGGCACAGGCTTATCTGCTCAATCCGGAAGATTTTGAACCAGGCAAGATTTATGCCATTATAGGCGATCCGGGCAGTCATTTTAAAATAGATTATTTAAACGGTGTTTTTGCATGGGGATACCGTCTGAATGGCGACGGAAAAGAAGAAGCGTTGCCGATTTCTCTTTTGCAAAATAATAAAAAGTAG